A stretch of DNA from Natrinema halophilum:
GCAATGAGTTCAGGTGCCTCGAATCCGGAATACGTGAACGCTCGCGTTCGCTCGCGTCAGGCGGCGATGTTGGCGGACGAGGACTACCGCAAGCTGATCCGGATGGGGCCGAGCGAGATCGCGCGGTTCATGGAGGAAACGGAGTACGAACGCGAGATCAACGAACTCGGAACGCGGTTTTCGGGCGTCGACCTGATCGAGTACGCGCTGAACCGCAACCTCGCGAAGCACTTCGACGACCTGCTGGACTGGGCGGAGGGCCGTCTCTACGACCTCATCGCGCGCTACCTCCGCAAGTTCGACGTTTGGAACGTAAAGACGATCATCCGCGGGATCTACACGGATTCGGATTCCGAAGCGATCCGGACGGACCTCATCCGAGCCGGCGAACTCGACGATCGGACGATCGACCGGCTGGTCGAAGTCGACTCGATCGAGGACGTGATCGAAATCCTCGGCGGCACGATCTTCGAAGCGCCGCTCGCGGACGCCTACGAGGAGTTCGAAGCTGTCGGGACGCTCGTCCCACTCGAAAATGCGTTGGACCGAGCGTTCTACGAGAACTTGCTCGAGGACCTCGGCCGACCACAGGAGGGGCCGGAAGCCACGTACGTCGAGTTCCTGCAAACCGAGATCGACTTTCGAAACGCGCGAAATGCCTTGCGACTCGCAAGAAGTGGTTCCGATCTCGACCCCGCAGCCTACTACATCGACGGTGGCGTCCTGTTCGACGAGTCCGAGTTGAATCGACTTGTCGGTCACTACGACGAACTCGTCGACCACATCGCAGAAAACAAACGTTACGGCGACCGACTGTCGGAGGCACTGGAGCGCCTTCGTGATGCTGACAGCCTTATACAGTTCGAACACGCACTAGACGCTGCGTTGCTCGAGTACGCGGACACGCTCTCGAGCATCTATCCGACTACCATTACCCCCGTTCTCTCGTACATCCTCGCGAAAGAGCGCGAGGTAGAGAACATCCGTGCAATCGCGCGGGGACGCGAGGTCGGACTCAGCGAAAGCGAGATCGAAGAGGAGCTGGTGATCCTATGAG
This window harbors:
- a CDS encoding V-type ATP synthase subunit C; the protein is MSSGASNPEYVNARVRSRQAAMLADEDYRKLIRMGPSEIARFMEETEYEREINELGTRFSGVDLIEYALNRNLAKHFDDLLDWAEGRLYDLIARYLRKFDVWNVKTIIRGIYTDSDSEAIRTDLIRAGELDDRTIDRLVEVDSIEDVIEILGGTIFEAPLADAYEEFEAVGTLVPLENALDRAFYENLLEDLGRPQEGPEATYVEFLQTEIDFRNARNALRLARSGSDLDPAAYYIDGGVLFDESELNRLVGHYDELVDHIAENKRYGDRLSEALERLRDADSLIQFEHALDAALLEYADTLSSIYPTTITPVLSYILAKEREVENIRAIARGREVGLSESEIEEELVIL